The Strigops habroptila isolate Jane chromosome 8, bStrHab1.2.pri, whole genome shotgun sequence genome includes a window with the following:
- the EIF2B5 gene encoding translation initiation factor eIF-2B subunit epsilon, which produces MAARGTARRGPGAGGSRGPDPQEEPPPPLQAVLVADSFNRRFFPISKDRPRALLPMANVAMIDYTLEFLTATGVEETFVFCCWKSAEIKEHLQKSKWCRHTSPNTVRFVTSDLYRSLGDVLRDVDAKSLVRSDFILVTGDVVSNFNISKALEEHRLRRKMEKNVSVMTMIFKESSPGHHARCKEDDIIIAMDSATNRVLHYQRTQGLKRFRFPMSLFQNSIENVEVRHDLLDCHISICSPQVAELFTDNFDYQTRDDFVRGLLVNEEVLGNQIHMHVTTEEYGAHICNLLMYEAVCFDIIRRWVYPLTPEMNFTDDKNQSYTHSKHNIYRGVDVSLGHGSVLKENVLIGQGTVIGSNCSITNSVIGQNCRIGDKVTLDGAFLWDKVHIADNVEICHSVICDEAEVKEKVKLKPHCVLSSQVVVGPGITLSEGTVISLHPPDEEEEDDDQFSDDSGVNKEESKVKLKGYNKKDVGSEGRGYLWKADDKNEEDEEEQRQSLWGPALHSEEESESDSDLSMGSEELDSRAASPQLDDIKVFQNEVLGTLQRGEEENISCDNLVLEINSLKYAYNIGLKEMMQVLSKVILEFPLQQLDANLDSQNYFSALLPLLKNWTPLFKNYIKRASDHLTALFAIEEFFLEHDSLCTSIAKVLMTFYQLEILEEDVILNWFSMRDTSDKGKQLRKNQRLQKFIQWLEEAEEESSDGDQD; this is translated from the exons ATGGCGGCGCGCGGCACGGCGAGGCGCGGGCCTGGCGCCGGGGGGTCCCGCGGGCCCGACCCGCAGGAGGAGCCGCCACCGCCGCTCCAGGCGGTGCTGGTCGCCGACAGCTTCAACCGCCGCTTCTTCCCCATCTCCAAAGACCGGCCACGG gCTCTTTTACCTATGGCAAATGTGGCTATGATTGACTATACCTTGGAGTTCCTAACAGCAACTGGAGTGGAAGaaacctttgttttctgctgttggaAATCAGCTGAGATAAAAGAGCATTTACA AAAATCCAAGTGGTGCCGCCACACCTCTCCCAACACGGTGCGCTTCGTGACTTCTGACCTGTACCGCTCCCTTGGTGATGTGCTGCGAGACGTTGATGCCAAATCCCTTGTTCGTTCCGACTTCATTCTCGTCACTGGAGATGTGGTGTCCAATTTCAATATATCCAAAGCCCTGGAAGAGCACAG GTTGCGTCGTAAGATGGAAAAGAACGTTTCTGTGATGACGATGATATTCAAGGAGTCTTCACCTGGTCACCATGCCAGGTGCAAAGAGGATGACATTATTATTGCTATGGACAGTGCCACAAACCGTGTCCTTCACTACCAGAGAACCCAGGGGCTGAAACGATTCCGCTTTCCTATG agTCTGTTCCAGAACTCGATTGAGAATGTTGAGGTGCGCCATGACTTGCTGGATTGTCATATCAGCATCTGTTCTCCACAG gtggctgagctgttCACAGACAATTTTGACTACCAGACACGGGATGACTTTGTGCGTGGACTGTTGGTGAATGAGGAG GTCCTGGGGAACCAGATCCATATGCATGTAACAACAGAAGAGTACGGTGCCCATATATGCAACTTGCTAATGTATGAAGCTGTGTGCTTTGACATCATCCGGCGCTGGGTTTATCCTTTGACTCCAGAGATGAACTTCACTGATGACAAGAATCAGAGTTATACCCATTCTAAACACAACATTTACCGAGGAGTCGATGTTAGCCTTGGCCATGGCAGCGTGTTGAAAGAGAACGTACTCATTGGGCAGGGAACAGTCATTGGCAGCAACTGCTCCATAACAAACAGCGTTATTGGGCAGAACTGTAGGATAG GTGATAAAGTCACTTTGGATGGAGCTTTTCTCTGGGACAAAGTACACATAGCAGATAATGTGGAGATCTGCCATTCTGTTATCTGTGATGAAGCTGAAGTGAAGGAGAAAGTAAAGCTAAAGCCCCACTGTGTCCTCTCTTCTCAG GTAGTAGTAGGTCCTGGCATCACTCTTTCTGAGGGCACAGTGATCTCTCTGCACCCACcagatgaggaggaagaggatgatgaCCAGTTCAGTGATGATTCTGGTGTTAacaaggaggaaagcaaagtgAAACTGAAAG gttaCAATAAAAAGGATGTAGGCTCAGAGGGCAGAGGCTATCTCTGGAAAGCGGATGACAAGaatgaagaggatgaagaagagcagaggcagagcctGTGGG GCCCAGCTCTGCATTCAGAGGAAGAGAGCGAATCAGACAGTGACCTGAGCATGGGCTCTGAGGAGCTGGACAGTCGGGCAGCGTCCCCTCAGCTAGATGACATCAAAG TTTTCCAGAATGAGGTTCTGGGTACATTACAGAGgggtgaagaagaaaacatttcctgtgACAACCTGGTCCTGGAAATCAACTCCCTCAA GTATGCATATAACATTGGCCTGAAGGAGATGATGCAGGTGCTCAGTAAAGTGATCCTGGagttcccactgcagcagctggatgCAAACCTGGACTCCCAGAACTATTTCTCAGCGTTACTTCCT CTGTTGAAGAACTGGACCCCATTGTTTAAGAACTACATAAAACGGGCATCGGATCACTTGACTGCCTTATTTGCCATTGAGGAATTCTTCCTGGAACATGACAGTCTCTGCACATCGATAGCTAAA GTGTTGATGACATTTTACCAGCTGGAAATTCTGGAAGAAGATGTAATTCTCAATTGGTTCTCCATGCGGGACACGTCTGACAAGGGAAAGCAGCTTCGTAAAAACCAGCGG